The Benincasa hispida cultivar B227 chromosome 9, ASM972705v1, whole genome shotgun sequence genome has a segment encoding these proteins:
- the LOC120085059 gene encoding abasic site processing protein YoqW isoform X1: MCGRARCTLRADDIPRACHRTGGRVRTLNMDRFRPLFNASPGSDLPVVRRDDESGDGGVVLQCMKWGLIPSFTEKFEKPNYFKMFNARSESIREKASFRRLVPKRRCLVAVEGFYEWKKDGSKKQPYYIHFKDGRPLVLAALYDCWENPEGELLYTFTILTTSASPALLWLHDRMPVILGDKERMDMWLNDSSSSKYDTVLKPYEAPDLVWYPVTPSMGKPSFDGPDCIKEIQLKNDGSNLISKFFYAKEIKKEHSDSQEKTSCNTYVKPEASPSLEEHKTDVNLRASSEESKDCLAKCSSETAPTCQIKRDREDISSVSKSGVDDYSKVGSSPKKRKKGNLKAGNDNQSTLFSYFGRK; the protein is encoded by the exons ATGTGTGGAAGAGCCCGTTGTACTCTTCGAGCCGATGACATCCCCAGGGCCTGCCACCGCACCGGCGGCCGCGTCCGCACCCTCAACATGGACCG ttttcgtCCGCTGTTCAATGCCTCCCCGGGCTCGGATTTGCCGGTTGTTCGTCGAGACGATGAATCTGGTGACGGAGGGGTCGTCCTCCAATGCATGAAATGGGGGCTGATTCCTAGTTTTACTGAGAAATTCGAGAAACCTAATTACTTCAAGATG TTCAATGCTCGCTCAGAGTCCATACGTGAAAAGGCTTCTTTTCGCCGCCTAGTTCCTAAAAGAAGGTGCCTTGTGGCAGTGGAAGG GTTCTATGAGTGGAAAAAGGACGGATCAAAAAAGCAGCCCTATTATATCCATTTTAAGGATGGGCGGCCACTTGTTCTTGCTGCTTTATATGACTGTTGGGAAAACCCAGAAG GTGAATTACTTTACACTTTTACCATTCTTACAACTTCAGCATCTCCAGCTTTGTTGTGGTTGCACG ATAGGATGCCTGTAATTTTGGGTGACAAAGAACGGATGGATATGTGGTTGAATGATTCTTCATCGTCCAAGTATGATACTGTCCTTAAACCATATGAGGCTCCTGATTTG GTATGGTACCCTGTAACTCCATCCATGGGCAAGCCTTCATTTGATGGGCCAGACTGCATCAAGGAG ATACAGCTAAAGAATGATGGAAGCAacctcatctccaaatttttctatgcaaaagaaattaaaaaggaaCATTCAGACTCACAAGAGAAAACTTCCTGTAACACATATGTGAAGCCTGAGGCATCGCCAAGTCTAGAAGAACACAAAACAGATGTAAATCTTAGAGCTTCATCCGAAGAATCAAAGGATTGTCTTGCAAAGTGTTCATCTGAGACTGCACCAACATGTCAAATAAAACGGGACCGTGAAGACATCTCATCCGTGTCGAAAAGCGGCGTGGATGACTACAGCAAGGTAGGCAGCAGTccaaagaaaaggaagaaaggaaACCTGAAGGCTGGTAATGACAACCAATCAACCCTCTTTTCGTACTTTGGGAGGAAATAG
- the LOC120085059 gene encoding abasic site processing protein HMCES isoform X2, giving the protein MCGRARCTLRADDIPRACHRTGGRVRTLNMDRFRPLFNASPGSDLPVVRRDDESGDGGVVLQCMKWGLIPSFTEKFEKPNYFKMFNARSESIREKASFRRLVPKRRCLVAVEGFYEWKKDGSKKQPYYIHFKDGRPLVLAALYDCWENPEGELLYTFTILTTSASPALLWLHDRMPVILGDKERMDMWLNDSSSSKYDTVLKPYEAPDLVWYPVTPSMGKPSFDGPDCIKELKNDGSNLISKFFYAKEIKKEHSDSQEKTSCNTYVKPEASPSLEEHKTDVNLRASSEESKDCLAKCSSETAPTCQIKRDREDISSVSKSGVDDYSKVGSSPKKRKKGNLKAGNDNQSTLFSYFGRK; this is encoded by the exons ATGTGTGGAAGAGCCCGTTGTACTCTTCGAGCCGATGACATCCCCAGGGCCTGCCACCGCACCGGCGGCCGCGTCCGCACCCTCAACATGGACCG ttttcgtCCGCTGTTCAATGCCTCCCCGGGCTCGGATTTGCCGGTTGTTCGTCGAGACGATGAATCTGGTGACGGAGGGGTCGTCCTCCAATGCATGAAATGGGGGCTGATTCCTAGTTTTACTGAGAAATTCGAGAAACCTAATTACTTCAAGATG TTCAATGCTCGCTCAGAGTCCATACGTGAAAAGGCTTCTTTTCGCCGCCTAGTTCCTAAAAGAAGGTGCCTTGTGGCAGTGGAAGG GTTCTATGAGTGGAAAAAGGACGGATCAAAAAAGCAGCCCTATTATATCCATTTTAAGGATGGGCGGCCACTTGTTCTTGCTGCTTTATATGACTGTTGGGAAAACCCAGAAG GTGAATTACTTTACACTTTTACCATTCTTACAACTTCAGCATCTCCAGCTTTGTTGTGGTTGCACG ATAGGATGCCTGTAATTTTGGGTGACAAAGAACGGATGGATATGTGGTTGAATGATTCTTCATCGTCCAAGTATGATACTGTCCTTAAACCATATGAGGCTCCTGATTTG GTATGGTACCCTGTAACTCCATCCATGGGCAAGCCTTCATTTGATGGGCCAGACTGCATCAAGGAG CTAAAGAATGATGGAAGCAacctcatctccaaatttttctatgcaaaagaaattaaaaaggaaCATTCAGACTCACAAGAGAAAACTTCCTGTAACACATATGTGAAGCCTGAGGCATCGCCAAGTCTAGAAGAACACAAAACAGATGTAAATCTTAGAGCTTCATCCGAAGAATCAAAGGATTGTCTTGCAAAGTGTTCATCTGAGACTGCACCAACATGTCAAATAAAACGGGACCGTGAAGACATCTCATCCGTGTCGAAAAGCGGCGTGGATGACTACAGCAAGGTAGGCAGCAGTccaaagaaaaggaagaaaggaaACCTGAAGGCTGGTAATGACAACCAATCAACCCTCTTTTCGTACTTTGGGAGGAAATAG